ATACTGTGAGGTTTGTTATGTTTTCATTTTTACATTACTCTTATAATGTAAAAGATGATCATTAGATAAGCCTGCAATAGGAGCTGATAATATGTTAGAGAGAAGGAATCCCATTCCTATAGGAGAGGCCGTTAAAAGGGTTATGGAGCATAAAAAGAAGGGCGCCATTGAATACGTATCAATCAATGAAAGCTATGGCCGCTATCTTTCAGAAGACCTGAAAGCAACCAGTGATGTCCCGCATTTTGACAGGGCGCCATATGATGGGTATGCAATCCGATCGGTCGATTCAGCGGAAGCATCACAAGACCATTCTGTGGAATTTGAAGTGGTGGACCATATCGGGGCAGGTATGCTTACAGATAAAGAACTTGGACCTTTCCAGGCTGTCAGGATCATGACAGGCGCGCAAATGCCTGTTGGGGCTGATGCTGTTGTCATGCTTGAATTGGTAAAAGAAAATGAGCGTGACGGTAAAAAATACATGGAAACGAAACGCAAGCATAATAAAGGTGACAATATTTCTTATCGCGGGGAGGATGCGAAGGAAGGGGAAGTGCTCGTCAAAAAAGGCACATTTATCAATCCTGGTATCCAGGCAATGCTTGCGACTTTTGGGTATGCCCAGGTGCCTGTTGCTAAGAAACCAGTGATCGGGCTCTATGCCACTGGAACAGAGCTGCTTGATGTTGATGAACCGCTCGAACCTGGAAAAATCCGCAACAGTAATTCCTATATGATCTCTGCTCAAATTCTGCGTGCAGGAGCAGAAGTAAGATACTTTGGCCAGCTTCCAGATGACTTTGATACATGCTTTGACGCAGTCAGCAAAGCTATCGAAGAAGTGGATTTATTCATTACAACCGGGGGAGTGTCAGTGGGAGATTATGATTATCTTCCGGAAATTTACGCAAAGCTCGGAGCGGAAGTTTTGTTCAATAAGGTGGCAATGAGGCCAGGAAGCGTAACGACGGTTGCCCAGCTTGATGGCAAATTGCTCTTTGGCCTATCTGGTAACCCTTCTGCCTGTTACGTAGGATTTGAATTATTCGCCAGGCCGATTATCAGGACCATGCTGTTTACCGGGAAGCCTCATCTAAGAAAGGAAAAGGCAGTGCTTGACGCCAACTTCCCTAAAGCGAATCCTTTCACAAGATTTGTAAGAAGTGCGCTTTCAGTCCAAAATGGGAAGCTGGTGGTAACCCCGAGCGGTCTTGATAAATCCAATATCATTATGAGCCTTGCCGGCGCAAACTCACTCATGATCCTCCCGGGAGGAACAAGAGGCTTTGAAGAAGGTACTGAGGTAGAAGTTCTCATGCTTGAGGACCATGTTGGCAGTGAATGGCCTTGGTAAAACCCGTACTGTTCCAATTGGCAGGATACCAGAACAGCGGGAAGACGACACTTAGCCTTAGGTTGATTCAGCAACTTGCTCAGGCTGGCCTGAGGGTTGCAACGGTTAAACACCATGGACACGGAGGCAAGCCGGATATAGTGGAGACAAAGGATTCTGGCCGGCATGTGCACGCAGGCGCGGCTGTCTCCCTTGTGGAAGGCGGAGGCAGGATGGTTCTTCAAGCTGAGAAAGGACAATGGTCCCTGGCTGAGGAGATAGAGGTTTTAACCTGTTTTAAGCCTGATGTAATTTTGATAGAAGGTTACAAAACTGAGCCTTATCCTAAAGCTGTTATTCTTAGAGATGAAGCAGATTTAGAATTACTGGACCGTCTTTCGAATATCCAGGCAATCTTTTATCGAGACCAGAAGCTGGCTGCTCAGTTAAAAGATTGTCCGTTACCGAATTTTCATATGGAGGAAGACAAGGGAGTGAATTGGACTCTTGAATATGTCCTCAGTCAAGTTTAGGTGGAAAGTCCCTCTTTCCACCTGTTTTATTGTTTAAAAGTTCATGATTTTGTCAAAGGGGCGACTTTTGTCACTGTCACTTCACACTTAGCCGGTTAGAATGTTAATGGAGTTCATGTTTGTGGATTTTTTGTGAGGTGAGAGCAATGGAAATGCTGCACATGTTTTTATGGATTGTATATCCATATACAGTAGTAGCAATAGTAGGAATGGGCATTGTCTGGCAATATGATGCGTCTAGTGATGAGGGGGCAAGAACGGAAGCAGGAAGGCTGCTGATAGTAATGGTAAAAATATTAATGGCTGCGAGTACTGCAACTGGAATCGCCATCGTAACGTCAAGCAGCTTGGCTGACGAACCAGTCTTGTTGTTAAGGTGGCTCATTAGTCTGGTTCAGCTTCAGCCAGACATGAGCTTGATTCTGGATATTTCTGTTCTCTCAACGGTTCATTTTATCGTTGTGTTCTTATTCCTGCTGAGTCTGGCATTCACAAAGGAAATTTATTATTTAATGAAGCCCCATCATTATTTGAAAAAAATCTATCTGAAAATACATGTTGAAAAAAGAGGATAAGCTGATAGACTGCACATCATTGGTTGGCAACAATTAACCAGTGGGGTGCAGTTTATTTTTGTTGAGGGGGAAGGTATTGCACCTCTAGATATTCGCGCATGGCCATTTTTATCCCTGAGTGTGCTTGTGAAAAGTATCTTATTGTGATAAGTGTCAGCTTTGAGCAGCTCTGACATAAGGATTTACGCTTTTCTTATGGCCGGTTTTTTGACAGTTCGGTGTCATTTGAAAGCAATGCCGACAAAATGTGATGTGTTTCACTTATACAATCTCCCTGCTGCTTTATAGTAAAGATAGGAAACAAAAGGGAGTGTTCATTAATGAATTTATTTTTGCCAAAACAGCATGGAGCCTGGGCGATGCTGATCATCCCTTTCTGGCTTGGAGCAGCAGCAAGTGGAATCGTCTGGCAGCATATCCCGTTCTTTATTGGATGGCTATTATTATATTTAGGAACATATCCGCTCCTCTTAATATTCAAGAAAAAGAAAATCCCGTTTTACCGCAAATGGGCCCTTATATACATTTTGCCAGCTTTAGCGTTTTTGATGATTCCGCTATTCACGACACCATCCATTGTGTTCTTTGGATTTGCGATGGTTCCATTTTTTATCATCAATGCCTTTTTTTCAGCAAGAAATAAAGACAGGGCACTGATGAATGATCTAAGTGCCATCATAGTTTTTTCAATTGCTGGCCTGGCAAGCAGTTATTTGCCCGGGGCGGAAATCAATCAGCATGCCATTCTGGTTTTTGGCTCAACGATTCTATTTTTCGTCGGCAGTACATTCTATGTAAAAACGATGATCCGTGAAAAAAAGAACAATCAATTCAAATTGATTTCTTGGACCTATCATTTTGTGGTCCCCGTATTGTGGCTGGCAGCCGGAGAAGCAATCGTCGCTATTGCTGCTGTGCCTAGCTTGCTCAGAGCAATCCTATTTTACGGCAAGCCGCTCACGGTCATGCAGGTGGGAATATATGAAATCTTGAACGCAGTCCTGTTTTTCGTCATTATGCTGTTTGTAATCCTATAAAAAAGTAGAGCCGCCAATCTTTTGGCGGCTTATTTATTCGATATTGCAGATTTCAACTGGACAATTTTCACAGTCAATTTCCCTTTTCAGGCGATGGAGGGCGTGTACAGTGATAAAACCTTTATCGATGGAGATAATCTTTTTCTTCCTTAGCTCGCTCAATAACCGGTTTACGACCTCACGGGATGTACCACAGAAGTTTGCGAGTTCCTGGTTAGTCAGAGGTACATCTATTTTCAGCCCATCTTCTGTTTTTACTCCGTAGCTGTTCACCATTCGAATAAGGGTAGAGTATAGTGCACCTTTCTTTCCGTGCAGGACAAGATCCCTGATTCTTGTTTGCGACTTACGGTGCTGCAGGGAAAGCCACTTAACCAGTTCAAGCGCCAATCCGCTATCCTTGGCAATTTCTGCCTCTAACCTATCCTTCTGAATGACCGCAACACTTCCGCTTTCTGAAGATCTGGCGGTCAGTATATGCTGGGAGGCTGGACTGAACAATGCCAGTTCTCCAATCAATTCACCAGCAGAACACATTCTGATAGTTAATTCACGGCCGTCCGGTACTATTTTACTGATTTGGAATTTTCCGCTTTGAATAATGTATAGCTCATTTGCATGATTCCCTTCTTCAAAGAGGAAGCTGCCTTTATCAATATTCTTGATTCTATGGACTTTTTCAAACAGCTTATTCATATTCGGTGACAAGGTTGCTGCTGTCAACATCTGAATACCACCTTATTTATGGGGATTTATACACCCGTCCGTATCTGATAATTAATATAATTATATTGTAAAGCATACAAAATCGGCAACGTAATTGTGAAAAGTTCACATATTGTTAATAAATTAGTTGCCTTTTGATGATTTAGTTTTTATAATAAAAAGAAATTTATTAATATTTATAAACATAAATGTTTATTTATGCATTTCGAAAGGAGGAAGAAAGTGAAGGCAGCGATCATTGGCACAACAGGGTATGGAGGCGGGGAACTGATCCGTATTCTTAACAATCATCCATTTTTCACCATACACTCTGTCCATACCACTCGTGATGAAAAGCCCGTATCTGCAGAGTATCCACATTTGACTGGCATTTTTGACAAAGTACTTACCAAGATAGATCCTGATAAAATCAGTGCGGAAGCGGATATTGTCTTCCTGGCTACCCCCTCGAGAGTATCTGGAGACCTTGTGTCAGCTTTCATTGACAAAAACATCAAAGTGGTCGACCTATCCGGAGACCTGAGATTAAAAGATTCAAAGGCTTATAGAAACTGGTATAAACATGAACCAGTTGCAGACAGGATCTTAAATGAAGCAGTTTATGGTCTTAGCGAATGGAACAGGGGGAAGATTTCCAATGGAACCCTTCTTGCCAATCCCGGCTGCTATCCGACATCTGCGCTACTAGGCCTGGCACCAGTCTTAACGGAAAAAGTGATTGACCCGAAAAGCATAATTATCGATGCAAAATCTGGTGTATCCGGGGCAGGAAGATCACCTTCAATAGGAACTTTGTACGCAGAGTTAAACGAAAATTTCAAAATTTATAAAGTCAACGAACATCAGCATATCCCTGAGATCGAACAACAGTTAAGCCTTTGGAATGGTGAAGGGGTGACGGTAACCTTCAGCACCCACTTGATTCCGGTTACGAGAGGAATCATGACTACCATGTATGTGAATTTAAAAGAAGATTGGAATACTTCGAGATTACTGGATTTGTATGAGGAGACCTATCAGCAGCATCCTTTTGTTCGGGTCAGGAAGCAGGGGATTTTCCCGGCGATTAAAGAGGTTAAAGGATCGAATTATTGTGATATCGGCTTGCATGCCGACAGCAGGACTGGAAGGCTCACCATTGTTTCAGTCATCGATAATTTAATGAAAGGCGCTGCAGGGCAGGCGGTCCAGAACGCAAATATCATGTTTGGAATGGAGGAAACAGCGGGACTCGAAATGATGCCCCTGTATCCATAAAGGAGGATTATATGTACCAGGCTTTTACTGACGAAAAAGTGATCAGAGCAATTGCGGACGGGGGAATTTTGACTCCAAAGGGATTCAAATGTGGCGGAATTCATGCCGGCTTACGCTATAACAAGCTTGATTTAGGACTGATTGTAAGCGATACACCTGCAAGCTGCGCTGCTGTGTATACGACAAGCCATTTCCAGGCTGCTCCACTGGTTGTTACACAGGAGAGCATAGCCCAGGAAGGAATTTTACAGGCAGTTGTTGTAAACAGTGCCTGTGCGAATGCCTGCACAGGCGAGCAGGGCTACAAGGATGCTTTGAAGATGCGAGAGCTGACAGCAGCGAAATTAGGTATTGCTGAACACCAAGTTGCTGTAGCTTCCACAGGAGTCATTGGCGAATATTTGCAAATGGATAAAATTGAGGCGGGTATCGCAAAGCTGGCTGTCGGGGATGCTGCCAAAGATGCAAACGACTTTCAGACTGCAATCCTGACAACCGACCTTGTAATGAAACACTCTTGTTATTCTGCTGAAATTGATGGTATGACAGTCTCAATAGGAGGAGCAGCAAAAGGTTCAGGGATGATCCATCCGAATATGGCTACAATGCTTGGTTTTTTAACAACTGATGCAAATATATCAAGTGCCGATCTGACTTTTGCGCTCAGAGAAGTAACGAACACAACTTTCAACCAGATAACTGTCGATGGTGATACCTCGACAAACGATATGGTACTGGTAATGGCAAATGGCGCTGCCGGGAATCATCCATTGAACCCTGAGCATCCAGACTGGCCGGTTTTTATCGGCTTGTTAAAAGAAAGTTGTGCCAGCCTTGCGAAGCAAATTGCAAGGGATGGAGAAGGTGCAACCAAACTGATTGAGATATCTGTATCGGGTGCAATATCTGATGAAGAGGCTCGGATGATTGGCAAGCAGATTGCGGGCTCAAATTTAGTGAAGACCGCTGTATATGGTGCGGACGCCAACTGGGGAAGGATTATTGGGGCCATTGGCCAGAGCCAGGCGACGGTAAATTCAGAAACGGTCGACATTTCGCTGGGAGAAATCATCATGCTGAAAGAAAGTACTCCTATTGCTTTCGATGAAGAAATAGCCAGAGAGTACCTGCAGAATGACAAGGTAGATATTTTTGTTGATCTTCATCTCGGTGAGGGAAGAGGAATGGCCTGGGGCTGTGACCTTTCCTATGATTATGTGAAAATTAACGCAAGCTATCGGACATAAAGGGGCGGATTCTTTGGAAACTGTAGTCATTAAATGCGGCGGAAGTGTGATGGAGGAGCTTAATGACAGTTTTTTTGAAAGTCTTAAAGAAATTATGAAGGACGGTTATTTTCCGGTCATTGTCCATGGCGGCGGGCCAGCAATTAATTCGATGCTGGATTTATATAATATTGCTGCGGACTTTAAGGATGGACTTAGGGTGACATGTGAAAAAACAATGGGGATTGTTGAATTGGTCCTTTCAGGGCAAACGAACAGGCAGCTGTGCAGCATGTTCATAAAGCAGGGACTAAAGGTGCTTGGCATTAATGGAAGTGACGGTTCATGCCTGCAGGCTGACTATATCGATAAACAAGGGCTGGGTTATGTAGGGACAATAAACACAGTCAATACCGACCTGATCATGATGGCGGTACAGAATGGATATATTCCTGTCATTACTCCAATCGGGATTGCTGAGGATGGCTGCAAGCTGAATATCAATGGTGATTATGCCGCTGCATCTGTCGCAAAAGCTTTGAAAGCAGAGCGTTGCGCTTTTGTGACCAATGTTGATGGTATCCTGGTCAACGGGGAGCTCATCAGCGAAGTTAACGAACGTCAAATAAAAGGTTATATTTCTGATGGAAGTATATATGGCGGAATGATACCAAAGGTAAATTCGGCATTATCCGCAACAGCTGCTGGTATAGAGAAAGTGATGATCATTTCTGGCAAAAAGCCATTTTATAAGAATAACTGCTGGTATGGCACCGCGATAGCAGCTGAAGAAGGAGTGTTAAAATGAGTCATTTATTCCCTACGTATCAAAGATGGGAGATCGAGCCTGAGAAGGCGAGCGGTACTGTTATTTACGCTAAAGATGGACGTGAATATCTGGATTTCACTTCGGGAATTGGTGTTTGCAATCTTGGTCATCGACCTGAAGCTGTTGAACAGGCTGTCAAAGAGCAGCTCGAATTATTTTGGCATGTATCAAATCTTTTTCCGCAATCCATCCAGGAAGAAGCGGCCACGAAGCTTGCGGCAGCATCTGGCTTGGACTATGTTTTTTTCGCCAATAGCGGGGCAGAAGCAAATGAAGCGGCAATAAAAATGGCACGAAAAGCGACTGGCAGGACTAAAATCATTACCTTCCTTCAATCATTTCACGGAAGGACATTTGCAGGCATGGCAGCTACCGGTCAGGAGAAAATCAAGCAGGGTTTCGGCAGCATGCTCGAAACTTTTATACACCTTCCATTCAATGACTTGGAAGCTTTAAGTAAAGAAATTGATTCCGATACAGCGGCAGTCATGATCGAGATGGTCCAGGGGGAAGGCGGAATTCATGTCGTTACTGCCGATTTTATAAAAGAAGCCTCCAGGATATGCACAGAAAATGGGGTCCTGCTTATTGTAGATGAAATCCAGACAGGAATCGGCCGCACAGGAAAGCCATTTGCCTTTCAGCACTTCGATATTTCACCAGATATCATAACGGTTGCTAAAGGACTTGGTAATGGCCTGCCTATTGGGGCGGCAATCGGAAAAATGGAACTGGCAGAACATTTCGGGCCTGGAAGCCACGGCTCTACATTCGGAGGGAATCCAATCAGCACAGCCGCAGCATCAGCTGTAATGGACATCATCTTTGACGAAAAGTACCTGACAGAGGTCACCGCCAAAGGGGAATTGTTATTTCAACTGCTGGATAAGGAGCTTGGCAGTTTAGGAGCAGTAAAAGAAATTAGAGGCCTCGGCTTAATGGCAGGAATCGAATTAACTGTTGCGGCCCCACCGATACTCGCACAATTGAGGAAGTCGGGATTAATCGCCTTGCCTGCAGGAGAAAAGGTCATCAGGCTTCTCCCGCCACTAAGTGTAAGTGCTGAAGAGCTTGAAAAGGCTGTCTTAATAATGAAAGATAATATAGTAAAGACAACTGTAACAGCTTCATAGCTGTATATTTTTAAATATAAAATGCATAAAAATTAATTTAAATAAATTTTTATCCAACTGGAGAGGTGACTGATGAAAGGATATTTGCATCTGGCTGACGGCAAGACGTTTGAGGGACAGCTGCCTGGTTTACTAGGCGAAGAGGAAATAGCCGGTGAAATTGTATTTTTTACAGGGATGACTGGTTATCAGGAGGTACTGACGGATCCTTCCTATAAGAACCAAATCATTGTGTTCACTTACCCTTTGATCGGCAATTATGGCATAAATAAACAGGATTTTGAAAGCAAAAAACCGCATGTTGCAGCCGTGATTGTCTGCGAAGCTGCAAAAGAGGCCTATCATTATGAGGCTAATTATTCATTTACAGAGTATCTCGATAAATGGAATATTCCTGTCCTCGAACATGTAGATACTCGTGAGCTTGTAAAAAACATCCGTGAAAAGGGCACGATGCCCGCAATATTATCGAACCGGCCTGAATGTGATTCTTACTTTGACTCATTTAACAGCCTTAAGGTGAAAGAGGTCTCAATCAAGTCGCCCGAAACAATCGGAATGGGTAATACACATATTGTACTGGTAGACTATGGTTTCAAAAAGTCGATAGCCGACTATCTCGTAAAACAAAAATGCCTGGTTACAATTGTGCCTTATGATTATAGCTTTGAACAAATTTCTGCACTGAAGCCTGATGGGGTGCTTTTATCCAATGGACCGGGCGACCCGAAAGAGTTGATAAATCAGCTGCCGGAGATCAGGAAAGCAGCCGAATACTACCCTGTGTTAGGAATCTGTCTTGGCCACCAGCTTGCTGCCCTTGCTTTCGGAGCGGATACGAAAAAGATGCTTTTCGGACATCGTGGAGCAAACCAGCCTGTATTCGACGTCACAGGAAACCGTGTATTCATGTCATCACAAAACCACAGCTATATGGTCGATCAAAAAAGCCTGGGAAACACAGGCTTAAAAATACGCTTCCTGAACAAAAATGACCAGTCGATCGAGGGGCTTTATCACGAAAAACTGCCTTTGATGACAGTCCAGTTCCATCCTGAAGCAAGTCCGGGACCTGAAGACAGCATTTTCATATTTGAAGAATTCATCAACACAGTAAAATACAGAAAGCGGAGAGAAGTCAGCTATGCCTAAGGATACTAGCGTTAAATCGATATTGGTAATAGGTTCTGGTCCGATCATCATCGGCCAGGCGGCAGAATTTGATTATGCGGGAACCCAGGCCTGCATCGCGCTTAAGGAAGAAGGCTATCGGGTCATCCTTGTCAATAATAATCCGGCCACCGTTATGACAGATCATGTTTTTGCAGACGCAGTCTATTTTGAACCAATGACGGTAGAAAGCGTGGAGAAGATCATTCAACGTGAACGGCCAGATGGCATTCTGGGCACACTGGGCGGCCAGGCAGGTCTTAATCTGGTGTTCAGACTGAGTGAGGAAGGAATCCTCGAAAAATATTGTGTGAAAGTACTTGGCACTTCAGTGGCGAGCATCAAGCAAGGGGAGGACAGGGAAGCATTCCGGAGCCTGATGCATAAGCTGAATGAACCTGTACCAGAAAGCGAGATTGTCCAATTAGTTGAAGAAGCTGTTGCTTTTGCAGAAAAAATCGGCTTTCCCCTGATTGTACGCCCAGCCTACACATTAGGAGGCACTGGAGGGGGAATTGCTGGAAATATGGAAGATTTGATTTCCCTTGTTTCAGGCGGGTTAAATGAGAGCCCAATCAATCAATGCCTTGTTGAAAGAAGTATTGCCGGATTTAAAGAAGTTGAATATGAAATGATGCGGGATGCAGAAGGTACCTGTATCGCCATATGCAATATGGAGAATATTGACCCGGTCGGCATCCATACTGGGGACTCCATTGTGGTAGCTCCTTCCCAAACGCTGACAGACCGTGAGTATCAAATGCTCAGAACTTCAGCTGTTAAAATCATTTCTGCTTTAGGAATCGTCGGCGGATGTAACATCCAGTTTGCCCTTGACCCAGATAGCAAGAATTATTACTTGATTGAAGTAAATCCAAGGGTCAGCCGCTCGTCCGCACTGGCCTCAAAAGCGACAGGATACCCGATTGCCCGCATGGCAGCAAAACTGGCAGTCGGATATAGCCTGGCAGAGATAAAAAATCCAGTAACAGGCAATACCTTTGCCAGCTATGAGCCGGCTCTGGATTATATTGTAGTGAAAATCCCGAAATGGCCGTTTGAACAATTCCCCCAAATAGACCGGACCCTCGGGACACAAATGAAGGCAACTGGTGAAGCAATGGCCATTGACCGAAGCTTTGAACGAGCGTTCATCAAAGCCGTCCGGTCACTTAACATCAAAACAATGGACTTGAAGCTTCCTGCAATTGCGGATTTTAGCGTTGAAGAGCTGTACAGATTGGCAGCAAATCAGACAGATCAGCGTATTTTTGCTTTGCTGGAGCTGATGCGAAGGGGCGAACAAATCAAGGATCTGCATGAAGAAACAAAAATTGATCGATTTTTTCTGGGGAAATTTAAATCAATCATTGAATTGGAGGAGAAGATTGAAGACCAAAACTTTGAGGAAATTACTGCTTCCGAGCTTAGAGTTTTGAAAGAAAAAGGATTCAGCGATGCTTTTCTATCCTCAATATGGGATGTTTCAGAGAAAGAAGTCCGGGAACTCCGTAAACAATACGAGGTCATGCCGGTGTATAAGATGGTTGATACATGTGCTGCTGAATTTGAATCAGCTTCCAATTATTTTTACTCCAGCTATCTCGGAGCAAATGAGGCGGCGGCTAAAAGTGGAAAGCGAAAGGTTCTTATCATTGGCAGCGGCCCAATCAGCATAGGGCAAGGAGTTGAATTTGACTATTGCTCTGTTCACGGTGTATTTGCTCTTAAGGAAGAAAATGTTGAAACAATTATGATCAATAATAATCCCGAGACAGTGAGTACAGATTTCGCGACATCTGATCGCCTGTATTTTGAGCCATTAACCCTGGAAGATATTTTGAATGTGATCGAACTGGAAGGCATTCATGAAGTCATTGTTCAGCTGGGAGGCCAGACAGCTTTAAATCTAGCAAAAGGGCTCGAAGAAGAAGGGATAGAACTGTTAGGAACGAGCTCCGGGACAATCGATGTATTTGAGGACAGAGATCAGTTTTACCAGTTAATGGATAAACTGAAAATCCCGAGAGTAAAAGGAGAGACAGCCGCGAATCAGGAAGAATTGCAGAATGCAGCCGAGCGCCTGGGTTATCCGGTGCTGATCAGGCC
The nucleotide sequence above comes from Mesobacillus jeotgali. Encoded proteins:
- a CDS encoding molybdopterin molybdotransferase MoeA, whose product is MLERRNPIPIGEAVKRVMEHKKKGAIEYVSINESYGRYLSEDLKATSDVPHFDRAPYDGYAIRSVDSAEASQDHSVEFEVVDHIGAGMLTDKELGPFQAVRIMTGAQMPVGADAVVMLELVKENERDGKKYMETKRKHNKGDNISYRGEDAKEGEVLVKKGTFINPGIQAMLATFGYAQVPVAKKPVIGLYATGTELLDVDEPLEPGKIRNSNSYMISAQILRAGAEVRYFGQLPDDFDTCFDAVSKAIEEVDLFITTGGVSVGDYDYLPEIYAKLGAEVLFNKVAMRPGSVTTVAQLDGKLLFGLSGNPSACYVGFELFARPIIRTMLFTGKPHLRKEKAVLDANFPKANPFTRFVRSALSVQNGKLVVTPSGLDKSNIIMSLAGANSLMILPGGTRGFEEGTEVEVLMLEDHVGSEWPW
- the mobB gene encoding molybdopterin-guanine dinucleotide biosynthesis protein B, which produces MALVKPVLFQLAGYQNSGKTTLSLRLIQQLAQAGLRVATVKHHGHGGKPDIVETKDSGRHVHAGAAVSLVEGGGRMVLQAEKGQWSLAEEIEVLTCFKPDVILIEGYKTEPYPKAVILRDEADLELLDRLSNIQAIFYRDQKLAAQLKDCPLPNFHMEEDKGVNWTLEYVLSQV
- a CDS encoding respiratory nitrate reductase subunit gamma is translated as MEMLHMFLWIVYPYTVVAIVGMGIVWQYDASSDEGARTEAGRLLIVMVKILMAASTATGIAIVTSSSLADEPVLLLRWLISLVQLQPDMSLILDISVLSTVHFIVVFLFLLSLAFTKEIYYLMKPHHYLKKIYLKIHVEKRG
- a CDS encoding YwiC-like family protein; its protein translation is MNLFLPKQHGAWAMLIIPFWLGAAASGIVWQHIPFFIGWLLLYLGTYPLLLIFKKKKIPFYRKWALIYILPALAFLMIPLFTTPSIVFFGFAMVPFFIINAFFSARNKDRALMNDLSAIIVFSIAGLASSYLPGAEINQHAILVFGSTILFFVGSTFYVKTMIREKKNNQFKLISWTYHFVVPVLWLAAGEAIVAIAAVPSLLRAILFYGKPLTVMQVGIYEILNAVLFFVIMLFVIL
- a CDS encoding Crp/Fnr family transcriptional regulator — its product is MLTAATLSPNMNKLFEKVHRIKNIDKGSFLFEEGNHANELYIIQSGKFQISKIVPDGRELTIRMCSAGELIGELALFSPASQHILTARSSESGSVAVIQKDRLEAEIAKDSGLALELVKWLSLQHRKSQTRIRDLVLHGKKGALYSTLIRMVNSYGVKTEDGLKIDVPLTNQELANFCGTSREVVNRLLSELRKKKIISIDKGFITVHALHRLKREIDCENCPVEICNIE
- the argC gene encoding N-acetyl-gamma-glutamyl-phosphate reductase, yielding MKAAIIGTTGYGGGELIRILNNHPFFTIHSVHTTRDEKPVSAEYPHLTGIFDKVLTKIDPDKISAEADIVFLATPSRVSGDLVSAFIDKNIKVVDLSGDLRLKDSKAYRNWYKHEPVADRILNEAVYGLSEWNRGKISNGTLLANPGCYPTSALLGLAPVLTEKVIDPKSIIIDAKSGVSGAGRSPSIGTLYAELNENFKIYKVNEHQHIPEIEQQLSLWNGEGVTVTFSTHLIPVTRGIMTTMYVNLKEDWNTSRLLDLYEETYQQHPFVRVRKQGIFPAIKEVKGSNYCDIGLHADSRTGRLTIVSVIDNLMKGAAGQAVQNANIMFGMEETAGLEMMPLYP
- the argJ gene encoding bifunctional ornithine acetyltransferase/N-acetylglutamate synthase, whose translation is MYQAFTDEKVIRAIADGGILTPKGFKCGGIHAGLRYNKLDLGLIVSDTPASCAAVYTTSHFQAAPLVVTQESIAQEGILQAVVVNSACANACTGEQGYKDALKMRELTAAKLGIAEHQVAVASTGVIGEYLQMDKIEAGIAKLAVGDAAKDANDFQTAILTTDLVMKHSCYSAEIDGMTVSIGGAAKGSGMIHPNMATMLGFLTTDANISSADLTFALREVTNTTFNQITVDGDTSTNDMVLVMANGAAGNHPLNPEHPDWPVFIGLLKESCASLAKQIARDGEGATKLIEISVSGAISDEEARMIGKQIAGSNLVKTAVYGADANWGRIIGAIGQSQATVNSETVDISLGEIIMLKESTPIAFDEEIAREYLQNDKVDIFVDLHLGEGRGMAWGCDLSYDYVKINASYRT
- the argB gene encoding acetylglutamate kinase; amino-acid sequence: METVVIKCGGSVMEELNDSFFESLKEIMKDGYFPVIVHGGGPAINSMLDLYNIAADFKDGLRVTCEKTMGIVELVLSGQTNRQLCSMFIKQGLKVLGINGSDGSCLQADYIDKQGLGYVGTINTVNTDLIMMAVQNGYIPVITPIGIAEDGCKLNINGDYAAASVAKALKAERCAFVTNVDGILVNGELISEVNERQIKGYISDGSIYGGMIPKVNSALSATAAGIEKVMIISGKKPFYKNNCWYGTAIAAEEGVLK
- a CDS encoding acetylornithine transaminase, coding for MSHLFPTYQRWEIEPEKASGTVIYAKDGREYLDFTSGIGVCNLGHRPEAVEQAVKEQLELFWHVSNLFPQSIQEEAATKLAAASGLDYVFFANSGAEANEAAIKMARKATGRTKIITFLQSFHGRTFAGMAATGQEKIKQGFGSMLETFIHLPFNDLEALSKEIDSDTAAVMIEMVQGEGGIHVVTADFIKEASRICTENGVLLIVDEIQTGIGRTGKPFAFQHFDISPDIITVAKGLGNGLPIGAAIGKMELAEHFGPGSHGSTFGGNPISTAAASAVMDIIFDEKYLTEVTAKGELLFQLLDKELGSLGAVKEIRGLGLMAGIELTVAAPPILAQLRKSGLIALPAGEKVIRLLPPLSVSAEELEKAVLIMKDNIVKTTVTAS
- a CDS encoding carbamoyl phosphate synthase small subunit → MKGYLHLADGKTFEGQLPGLLGEEEIAGEIVFFTGMTGYQEVLTDPSYKNQIIVFTYPLIGNYGINKQDFESKKPHVAAVIVCEAAKEAYHYEANYSFTEYLDKWNIPVLEHVDTRELVKNIREKGTMPAILSNRPECDSYFDSFNSLKVKEVSIKSPETIGMGNTHIVLVDYGFKKSIADYLVKQKCLVTIVPYDYSFEQISALKPDGVLLSNGPGDPKELINQLPEIRKAAEYYPVLGICLGHQLAALAFGADTKKMLFGHRGANQPVFDVTGNRVFMSSQNHSYMVDQKSLGNTGLKIRFLNKNDQSIEGLYHEKLPLMTVQFHPEASPGPEDSIFIFEEFINTVKYRKRREVSYA